ATCCCCGCCAGCTTCGTCGTGATCGCGACGATGTCGATCCTGGGACTCGGTTGGGGCCGGGCCACCCGCACAGTTACGGCCTCTGATGCCGTTCGGAAAGGAACCAATGGAAGCGTCTCGGTTGGTGCCCTAGCCGCAGAAGGAGAAGACACCGGCGTACCGACCGTCGGCCACCCCAACCCCGTCGTGGCTGATGTTGAGGAAGGAAACGACGGCCGCGTCGAGAACGTCCCGTCTATCGGCGAGGAGGATCCTGCGGACATCCCCAGCGCAGAGGAGCTTTTCGAACCCGGCACCACTGCGAGGGTCATTGCGCTCCAGAACTTCGTGCCCGGCATTGCAACTCTCGGGGCGTATCTCCTGTTTCGGTTTGTCCCGCTAGCGTGACCGGCAGTCCGCGATACTGACGAAGCGCGATCGCAGAACGCACCTTTTATATCTCTCACCGGGGTACGTACTGGAAATGCCGAGTTCCAACGGACCCTTTAACAGCACCCGCGATAAGCTCTCGAACGATCCCCGAGACAGGGGGACCACACCTCCACAACAACAGGTCGAAGAGTTCGAGGTGGGCGAGACGGTCCACCTCAAGATCGATCCGAGCGTTCACGAAGGACGGTTCCATCCCCGTTTTGACGGTACCACTGGGGAAGTCGTTGGCAAACAAGGACGAGCGTTCAAGGTTCAGATCACCGACGGCGGCTCACAGAAGACGCTCATCTCCCGTCCAGCTCACCTCCGCCGGCAGCGATGACGATATTCAAAGAGAAGATCGAGGAAGAGCACCTCACGATCCCGGAGGTCAAAGAGTTGCTCGCCGAGATCGAAGCCGAGCGCGCCGCCGATGAGGAGCGTGAGATGCGCTATGAACTCGCGCGCGCAATCGAGCACGTCAACCGATTCTCCGAGCTGAGTGCCGACGATTCGCGCGCGCTCGTCGAAGAGCTACAGGA
The sequence above is drawn from the Halocatena salina genome and encodes:
- a CDS encoding 50S ribosomal protein L21e: MPSSNGPFNSTRDKLSNDPRDRGTTPPQQQVEEFEVGETVHLKIDPSVHEGRFHPRFDGTTGEVVGKQGRAFKVQITDGGSQKTLISRPAHLRRQR
- a CDS encoding RNA polymerase Rpb4 family protein is translated as MTIFKEKIEEEHLTIPEVKELLAEIEAERAADEEREMRYELARAIEHVNRFSELSADDSRALVEELQEHEKVETQTAFKIVNLLPQTRDELRAVYAQERYSLSGEELDEILNIIAQYV